The sequence below is a genomic window from Candidatus Hydrogenedentota bacterium.
TGCTCATCACGCAACAGTCCTCCTCAATAACGGCCGACGATATCCAATTCCAGCTCGACGAATCCGGCGAAAAGAGCCCCCCCAGAATCCTCGCCGGCGAGGATGGCGCGGACTCGGCCCTCGACAAGGGCCGCCTGACACTGAACAACGCGCACATCTCCGAGCCGACTCGCGAACTCGAGGCGGAATACCTCGAGTACGATTTCAAATCGGGACAGGGCGAACTCCGGAATGCCCGCGGGCAGGCCGGTATCTACTATTTCGCCGCCGACCGCCTTCACCTGCACGGACCCCAATCGCTGAGCGGCGAGGATGTCTGGGTCACCACCTGCGACCACGTTCACCCCCATTACAAGATCCGCCTCAGCGAACTCGAACTCGTGGATGGCCAGCCCGTGGCCGGCTCAAACGCCCGGCTGCAACTCGGCCGCGCGGACACCCCATTCTTTCTCCCCCGATGGCAGCGCGGCGGCGTCGGCGGATCCCCCTGGAATATCGACTTCGACAGCGGGCGCCAGGCCGACATCGGCTATTTCGTCAATGTCGGGCAATCCTACGAACTCAGCCCCGACGTGGCGCTGGGCCCCCGCCTCTTCGTGACCGAAAAGGAGGGCGTCGGACTCGGGGGAGATATCGCGTACAACTTCATGGAAAACCCCGCGTCCCGTTTCTACCGGACACGCGGCGATGGCCACTTCCTCTACACCACCGAGGACCGCGGCTACGTCCACTTGTACCACCGCTATGAGTACAGCGACGACCTCATCGCGCGCGTCCAGGTGGAGCACTGGGGCGATGAAGACTTCTACCAGGACTTCTACTACGACGCGTTCCGCAACCGCGAACTCCCCAGGTCCTTCGCCAACGTGACCTACCGCCAGCCCGCCTATTTCGCCACCGCGACCGTGCGCCCGCAAACCCACGGCTGGTTCAGCCAGACGGAACAAGTCCCGGACCTGACCTTCCACCTCCTCGAGCGCCCCCTTGCCGAGCGCCTCTACGTAACCTTCGACACCGCGAACGGCTACTACAACCGCGAGCCGCGCGGCGTGGATGGAGCCCGCTCCGCGAGCACGGCAAGAATCTCCTATGCCTGGAACCCGCATCCCGCCGTGGCGGTCACCCCCTTCTGGGAAATCGACGCCAATTTCTATACCCGCGACCGCCGCGACAGCGGTTCAACAGGCACCTTCGCCAACACCTGGGGCGTCACCGCGCAAACACGATTTCACAGGACCTTTGCCGGACGATGGGGATTCTCCGCATTCAAACACGTGGTCGTCCCGTCCATCACCTACTCCTACCGGCACGATACCAGCGTAGACCCCCTGAACATTCCCCAATATGACCCGATCGACAGCATTTTCGGCCGCAGCCGCATCGAATCCAAGCTCGCGAATATCGTCTACGGCCGCGACGCGGAATCCGGCGAGGTCTGGCAGGTCGGACGCGTCACGCTCTACCAGGGAAACGACTTCTGGAACGAACGCCGCGCCACGGAGGACTACGAAATTGAGGTGGATGTCCGCCCCCGGCCCTGGTGGGGCTTCCAGGTTGCCGGAGAGCGGCAGGTTACTTCCGACGAAGACGCCAGCCTCAACCGCTATTCTTTCGCAAGAAACCTGCCCCGCGCCTACAATGCCGTCAACCGCCTCCTCGATCGTGACATCCGGAGCGATTTCAGCGGATCGTTCGGCGACTATAACCGGATCCTCTCCCAGCTGTACTACGATGGCGCACAGCGCGGCGAGTCCCTGTCCGGGCGGGTCGGCTTCGCCTATACCGAGACCAACAGCGAAGTCTTCAATCGAGAAGTGCTCTATGGTCTCGGCTACCGCATAAGCGACAAGTGGGGTATCGGCTTCGAGCACATCTACAACCTCGAAGGCGATGACCTGCGCTCGCAGACCTATGAACTCCGCCGCAGCCTCCACTGCTGGGAAACCGCCATCCGTTTCCGAGACCGCGAATCCGGCTTCGATATCAACTTCGAGTTCAACATCAAGGCCTTCCCCGGAAGCCGGATCAAACTGTAGCCCACATGCGCGCCCCCCTGCTCCCCGATATCCAGCCCCTGCTGCCCGAACTGGTCGCGCTGCGGCGCCAGCTTCACCAGCACCCGGAGATCCGTTTTGAGGAGCGCTGGACCTCGGATCGCATCGCGCTCTTTCTTGGCGATGCGGGCATCCCCTTCACGCGCGGCCACGCCAAGGGCACCGGAATCGTGGCCACCATCGCCGGGCGCGGCGAGAAAACCGTCGCGCTTCGGGCCGATATGGACGCCCTGGAGATTCAGGAAGAAACCGGTCTCCCCTACGCCTCCCGCATTCCCAACCGTATGCACGCATGCGGGCACGACGGCCACTCCACAATGCTCTGCGGAGCCGCGCGCCTGCTCTGGAAGCACCGCGACGCCCTGAACGGAACGGTAAAGTGCATCTTCCAGCCCGCCGAGGAAATCGCCGCCGGCGGGCGCTTCATCGTCGAGGAGGGCATCCTGGACGGCGTTTCCGCCGCCTTCGCCCTCCACTGCTGGCCGGGAATCCCCAGCGGCGCCGTCGCCGTCGGCGCAGGACCGGTAATGGCAAGCGCCGACTTCTTCCGTATTCTCGTCAAAGGCCGGGGCGGACACGGCGCGAATCCCGGCGCGGCCGTCGACCCCATCGTCGTTGCGGCCCACATCGTTTCGGCGCTTCAATCGATCGTCAGCCGTGAAACGAACCCCTGGAACGCCGTCGTCGTCACCGTGGCCCGGATCGAATCGGGATTCGCCTCCAACATCATCCCCGAAAACGCCATCATGGAAGGCACCTTTCGCGCCTTGAGCCCCGAGAGCCGCGCTCACACCATGGAGGCGATCGAGCGTATCGCGTCAAACGTCGCGCGCGCCTTCCGGGCCGAAGCTCGCGTTGAATCCGAAGGCCCCGGCTATCCCGTCCTGATCAACGACCCCGGGGCGGCGGAGACCGCACGGGACATCGCGGCCAGGCGCCTGGGCGAGGCTCGCGTACACCCCGTGACACACCCCTATATGACCGCCGAGGACTTCGCCTATTATCTCCAGGCCGTCCCCGGAGCATTCATCTTCCTGGGAAACGATCCCCCGGGCGCCGCGGACACCCCGTCCCTGCACAGCCCCCGCTTCAATTTCAACGACGAAAGCATCGCGACCGGCATCGAAGTCCTCGCCGGTACCGCCATGGACTATCTCGCCGGCGAATCGGCTCCCTGATCCGTCAGCCCCCCGGCTTGAGATACGGCGGCCCGAACAGCAGGCGGCAGGTCCATTCGTGGCTGTCCCCCCAGGGCGCGCGATAGCACTCCCACGCGCTATAGGCCGAGACACCCATGGCCAGCGCGAACAGGCCCCATGCCCACGGGCGGCGAATGCGCTGAAACACCGGGA
It includes:
- a CDS encoding amidohydrolase — its product is MRAPLLPDIQPLLPELVALRRQLHQHPEIRFEERWTSDRIALFLGDAGIPFTRGHAKGTGIVATIAGRGEKTVALRADMDALEIQEETGLPYASRIPNRMHACGHDGHSTMLCGAARLLWKHRDALNGTVKCIFQPAEEIAAGGRFIVEEGILDGVSAAFALHCWPGIPSGAVAVGAGPVMASADFFRILVKGRGGHGANPGAAVDPIVVAAHIVSALQSIVSRETNPWNAVVVTVARIESGFASNIIPENAIMEGTFRALSPESRAHTMEAIERIASNVARAFRAEARVESEGPGYPVLINDPGAAETARDIAARRLGEARVHPVTHPYMTAEDFAYYLQAVPGAFIFLGNDPPGAADTPSLHSPRFNFNDESIATGIEVLAGTAMDYLAGESAP